One segment of Leuconostoc lactis DNA contains the following:
- a CDS encoding DUF4118 domain-containing protein, whose translation MRHFLVAISKSLSSDNAIRWAYRQASAFDAPWTVVHVQQSGKSLAPAVQRHMSLAKKLGAKTVILQGDHVVATLIAYIRETQVANLIIGKHVTRAWYQFGRSDIEDQILAAVPALDIQIIPNRDQVSPVQQLLTRPTRLRLSVKRREVCFAVGMIVTVTLINGLMTYVTSDNALKIMLYFVGIIFVSRFTQGYILGLATTVVSVLLFDLLFVQPFYSLQFYQNGYGIIFLAMFVTATLISSLTSKVTAQMAASVTAATQSQVLSDLSLQLLTDGKPATLSALTQQAILNYFKRPVAIYFQRQQFVGQIPTPDANSHEVMQWVWHHGLPAGAGTDTLAGKKAFYLPIGYQGHTLAILVGQGEDFMLADRLILDRFLTPLSAALKTFYLRQEAERHALEKLDAHLKSDLLQSVAHDLRTPLTGILASTALLRQDQTLTPANQHLLTNINHETNWLIQMIENILTVTRLQQGTIMFKTTPELVEELIFSAIEKFNWLHSQVHIDVQLPDEVIWIQAERHIFQQMLINLFDNAVKYGGPNVQIQIFVTVAHGQVTVTIQNAGQPFTAAQLTKINQQTRPNIQLGDQKRGLGIGLFLCQTIAKLHHSRLVAQNWQGGAEMQLVIPVNSTIA comes from the coding sequence ATGCGACACTTTTTGGTGGCGATTAGTAAATCCCTGAGTTCGGACAATGCCATTCGCTGGGCTTATCGGCAAGCCAGTGCGTTTGATGCCCCTTGGACAGTTGTCCATGTCCAGCAGTCAGGTAAAAGTCTGGCACCGGCAGTGCAACGCCACATGAGTTTGGCAAAAAAATTGGGGGCCAAAACTGTTATTTTACAAGGTGACCACGTGGTGGCAACGTTGATTGCCTATATCAGAGAAACGCAAGTCGCTAATTTAATTATCGGCAAACACGTAACGCGCGCGTGGTATCAATTTGGTCGTTCAGATATCGAAGACCAAATACTCGCGGCAGTCCCAGCACTAGATATTCAAATTATTCCTAACCGTGATCAGGTGTCCCCTGTCCAGCAGCTCTTGACCAGGCCGACAAGACTCAGATTGTCTGTAAAACGACGAGAAGTATGTTTTGCGGTCGGCATGATAGTGACGGTGACCTTGATTAATGGTTTGATGACTTATGTCACCAGTGATAATGCGCTTAAAATCATGCTTTACTTTGTCGGCATTATCTTTGTATCACGCTTTACCCAGGGATATATTCTCGGGTTAGCCACAACGGTGGTGAGCGTATTGCTCTTTGACTTATTGTTTGTGCAGCCATTTTATTCGTTACAGTTCTACCAAAACGGGTACGGCATTATCTTTTTGGCGATGTTTGTCACGGCAACGTTAATTAGTAGTTTAACGTCCAAAGTGACGGCGCAAATGGCGGCTTCTGTTACTGCGGCGACACAAAGCCAAGTCTTATCTGACCTGAGTTTACAGCTGTTGACTGACGGCAAACCAGCGACATTAAGCGCACTGACGCAACAGGCCATTTTGAATTATTTCAAAAGACCAGTCGCGATTTATTTCCAACGGCAACAATTTGTTGGCCAAATACCGACACCAGATGCGAATAGTCATGAAGTCATGCAATGGGTCTGGCATCATGGCTTGCCAGCTGGTGCAGGGACCGATACGTTAGCTGGGAAGAAAGCGTTTTATCTGCCTATTGGTTATCAAGGGCACACACTTGCTATTTTGGTTGGCCAAGGTGAAGATTTTATGCTGGCTGACCGGCTCATACTCGACCGTTTTTTGACGCCGTTATCAGCAGCATTAAAAACGTTCTATTTACGCCAAGAAGCGGAAAGACATGCTTTAGAAAAACTCGATGCCCACTTAAAGAGTGATTTATTGCAATCCGTCGCCCATGATTTACGCACGCCGTTGACGGGTATTTTAGCTAGCACGGCATTGTTACGCCAAGATCAAACACTCACACCGGCTAATCAGCACTTATTGACCAATATTAATCATGAGACCAACTGGCTTATTCAAATGATTGAAAATATTTTAACTGTCACGCGACTCCAACAGGGGACGATTATGTTTAAAACGACCCCGGAACTAGTGGAAGAGTTAATTTTTTCAGCGATTGAGAAATTCAATTGGTTGCATAGTCAAGTACACATTGATGTGCAATTACCGGATGAAGTCATTTGGATCCAAGCAGAACGTCATATTTTCCAGCAAATGCTGATTAATCTTTTTGATAATGCGGTCAAGTATGGCGGACCTAACGTGCAGATTCAAATCTTTGTCACAGTAGCGCATGGTCAAGTTACCGTCACGATTCAAAACGCTGGGCAGCCCTTTACAGCGGCACAATTGACCAAAATTAACCAACAAACACGCCCAAATATCCAACTAGGCGACCAAAAGCGCGGCCTGGGGATTGGTTTATTTTTATGCCAGACCATCGCGAAATTACATCACAGCCGTTTAGTGGCACAAAATTGGCAGGGAGGCGCTGAGATGCAACTAGTCATCCCAGTCAATAGCACAATAGCATGA
- a CDS encoding potassium-transporting ATPase subunit C yields the protein MLVQILFPIQAQGRLIMKSNQLVGSALIGQATTNPTLFIGRPTVVSNLSAVSAAEKQAVAKRVTWWHQLDPYNQQAVPVDLVTGSAGGTDPYISLAGANYQRQRVAHANHLSLATVNQLITAQTTSVFANWFGEPAVNVVTLNIALQQLVAQTK from the coding sequence ATGTTGGTACAAATTTTGTTTCCAATCCAAGCGCAAGGGCGTTTGATCATGAAAAGCAATCAGCTTGTGGGTTCAGCACTTATTGGCCAAGCCACGACCAATCCGACATTATTCATCGGACGTCCGACCGTTGTGTCCAATCTTAGCGCCGTCAGCGCGGCCGAAAAACAGGCCGTCGCCAAACGTGTCACTTGGTGGCATCAACTTGATCCGTATAACCAGCAAGCGGTGCCAGTTGATTTGGTGACTGGCTCAGCTGGCGGCACGGATCCTTATATTAGTCTGGCCGGGGCCAATTACCAACGGCAACGCGTTGCCCATGCCAACCATTTATCGTTAGCGACCGTCAATCAGTTGATTACAGCCCAAACAACGAGCGTTTTTGCCAATTGGTTTGGGGAACCGGCAGTGAACGTTGTCACTTTGAACATTGCGCTCCAGCAGCTGGTCGCGCAAACCAAGTAA